One window of the Hyperolius riggenbachi isolate aHypRig1 chromosome 5, aHypRig1.pri, whole genome shotgun sequence genome contains the following:
- the LOC137517697 gene encoding uncharacterized protein — translation MPSCFVKGCKSLWKKKGEDVRMHIFPRDMNRIKTWLLILKVNEKEVEDLTTRIFSDRQGAYRICSKHFTSQSYEKRGLYLHLTKEAVPSLNLEEEQFSTHNYAKRMRTEETEWGTSSWLPSTHHTITPSRGSIQVDHSSSLSKSFVHTHGAEERSSEFTVLTEMESESIQFLGNEIEVVYESAAATTSLAPEILLTKRISKKKPVKNTRSIGISAYAHIEHINKSTQSDKRRGVEDKKCGANRRPTHRSVAIQCSLMKSPLCEKSVEEITIQESPEHSSAGGLSPRDDTSVESFSPMDQSELNNMKYKRQPVVSGVNLISPGLSSFNYNAVKDPVLEIESIGKIHTIFDQQTKMNESYRPIEQEEARYQKVRFGNEATEMNPRNLDMSLIYMPPAKNNGNHIEENKFIVFESCMDQLLFSAACQCSTKCNGKINKIKRYRIGSAITVSAKCTNGHAFYLWRSQPLINHIPVGNILISAAILCSGLHFMKIDSFFRFLGVFSIRNTTHYANQMTFLFPTINYHWQMERSKILESVKSEPVILAGDGQFDSLGHNRKYCTYSLMEYNSKKIVDFQTLQLQPEFSAMTLEEKAFQIALNRLRTERVEIQVLCTDIHAGIRTLLQQSYCDIWHEYNVWHLAKAIGNKLMIASKKSSCRDLAKWVLPAKSHLWWSASTCDQSPQLLQEKWSSIIYHTTNTHEWEEGQMYRNCFHLDFNFEEKIKHDWLVNGSVAHSKLNDIVLHSRLLKDLKHLSHFCNTGELEVFHNTALKYHCKENHYFNELVASKQLAILDHNFNVYRMQTLCKRLTNNQQAGDSQRNHHRDSNTNKELLAEKIYKPTNQDFAKVILEDVLDLVAGKKRFPSRKQEIPPIIPPVPCPVKEDLSHKICFSL, via the coding sequence ATGCCTTCCTGTTTTGTAAAGGGATGCAAGTCCTTATGGAAGAAAAAAGGTGAAGATGTGAGGATGCATATCTTTCCTCGAGATATGAACAGAATAAAGACATGGCTACTTATATTAAAAGTTAATGAGAAAGAAGTTGAAGATCTCACCACTAGAATATTTTCAGATCGGCAAGGAGCATATAGAATATGCTCAAAACATTTCACCAGCCAGAGTTACGAAAAACGTGGTTTATATCTTCATTTAACAAAGGAAGCTGTCCCATCCTTAAATTTGGAGGAAGAGCAATTTTCCACACATAACTATGCAAAGCGAATGCGCACGGAAGAAACTGAATGGGGCACTTCATCATGGTTGCCTTCAACACATCACACCATCACACCATCTAGAGGAAGTATACAAGTAGACCACTCCTCTTCACTGTCTAAATCATTTGTCCATACCCATGGGGCAGAAGAACGAAGTTCAGAATTTACAGTTCTTACAGAGATGGAATCGGAATCCATACAGTTTTTGGGAAATGAAATTGAGGTCGTCTATGAATCTGCTGCTGCTACAACCTCATTAGCACCAGAAATATTATTGACAAAAAGAATTTCCAAAAAGAAGCCAGTAAAAAACACACGCTCAATTGGCATCTCTGCATACGCACACATAGAGCATATAAACAAGTCTACTCAGTCTGATAAGAGAAGGGGTGTTGAAGATAAAAAATGTGGAGCAAATAGACGTCCAACACATCGTTCCGTTGCAATTCAGTGTTCTCTTATGAAGAGCCCTCTCTGTGAGAAATCTGTTGAAGAAATTACGATACAGGAATCTCCTGAGCATTCTAGCGCTGGTGGATTAAGTCCTAGGGATGACACTTCAGTGGAGTCCTTTTCTCCAATGGATCAGTCAGAATTAAACAATATGAAATATAAACGACAACCAGTTGTATCTGGTGTTAATTTGATTTCCCCCGGTTTGTCATCATTTAATTACAATGCAGTTAAGGATCCAGTATTGGAAATCGAAAGCATTGGCAAAATCCATACTATTTTTGATCAGCAAACAAAAATGAATGAGAGTTATAGACCTATAGAGCAAGAGGAGGccaggtaccaaaaagtaaggtTTGGAAACGAGGCTACTGAAATGAATCCAAGAAATCTAGACATGTCTTTAATTTACATGCCTCCAGCAAAAAATAATGGCAATCACATTGAAGAAAACAAATTCATTGTGTTTGAATCTTGCATGGATCAATTACTTTTTTCCGCAGCCTGTCAGTGTTCAACAAAATGCAATGGTAAAATAAACAAAATCAAAAGATATAGAATAGGATCAGCTATTACTGTTTCAGCAAAATGCACTAATGGACATGCATTTTACTTGTGGCGGAGTCAACCCTTAATTAATCATATTCCTGTGGGAAATATCCTTATTTCTGCTGCAATTCTTTGCAGTGGTTTGCATTTTATGAAGATTGACTCATTTTTCAGATTCCTTGGTGTTTTCTCTATTAGGAATACAACTCACTATGCTAATCAAATGACTTTTCTCTTTCCAACAATTAATTATCATTGGCAAATGGAAAGATCAAAAATTCTGGAATCTGTAAAAAGTGAACCAGTAATTCTTGCAGGAGACGGACAGTTTGATTCTCTAGGTCACAACAGGAAATACTGCACATACTCATTAATGGAGTACAACTCTAAAAAGATTGTTGATTTCCAAACTTTACAACTACAACCTGAATTTAGTGCTATGACTCTAGAGGAAAAAGCCTTTCAAATAGCCCTTAATCGGCTTAGAACAGAAAGAGTAGAAATCCAAGTTCTTTGCACGGATATACATGCAGGAATAAGAACATTACTTCAGCAGTCTTACTGTGACATTTGGCATGAGTACAATGTGTGGCATTTGGCTAAAGCAATTGGAAATAAATTAATGATTGCCAGCAAAAAATCATCATGTAGAGACCTTGCAAAATGGGTATTGCCCGCTAAGAGTCACCTGTGGTGGTCAGCAAGCACCTGTGATCAAAGTCCTCAGTTACTCCAGGAGAAATGGTCTTCCATCATTTATCACACCACAAATACCCATGAGTGGGAAGAAGGACAAATGTATAGAAACTGCTTTCATTTGGATTTCAATtttgaagaaaaaataaaacatgaTTGGCTAGTTAATGGTTCTGTTGCACATTCCAAACTTAATGACATTGTTCTCCATAGCAGGCTTCTAAAAGATCTGAAACATCTCTCGCATTTCTGTAATACAGGGGAGCTTGAGGTTTTCCACAACACCGCTTTGAAATACCACTGCAAAGAAAATCATTACTTTAATGAACTGGTAGCTTCTAAACAGCTGGCTATCCTAGATCACAATTTCAATGTGTACAGAATGCAGACTCTCTGCAAAAGACTGACAAATAATCAACAAGCAGGTGATAGCCAGAGAAATCACCACAGAGACAgtaatacaaataaagaattgttaGCTGAAAAAATATACAAGCCTACAAATCAGGACTTTGCTAAAGTAATCCTGGAAGATGTTTTGGACTTGGTAGCTGGCAAAAAACGGTTCCCTTCTAGAAAGCAAGAGATACCACCTATCATCCCTCCTGTGCCTTGCCCTGTTAAAGAGGATTTGTCACACAAGATTTGTTTCTCATTATAA